Proteins encoded together in one Tripterygium wilfordii isolate XIE 37 chromosome 14, ASM1340144v1, whole genome shotgun sequence window:
- the LOC120015506 gene encoding LOW QUALITY PROTEIN: uncharacterized protein LOC120015506 (The sequence of the model RefSeq protein was modified relative to this genomic sequence to represent the inferred CDS: inserted 2 bases in 1 codon), whose protein sequence is MELRICSVVSLFIVSCLLFKLARGGSSGSVLFIDSQNRQYLRTPSTNDVAESQSLFLQEVGAAVLVLLGFAPPPTISASGSSKLNDVLMPNPFDRPRAVFLLEVAGIGDIRRVGLTNIPLSNALSGKIIPSSDKANIQLPDEDDVSVVSLDDRPVDFTDNEIIDFASWLGGSYSNDVSEPLNGHLTIPMANGASVNLYMSKKPDREFTESLLALFHNARTAIEMHEDLSQSMQKPAELLMGTFNGIKALQENDDSEGVAQRALELLFVXVSKVFDSLQSAYKGEIVGVVLLSGTPPLESETMLNVMFTSRPSARWLVESKESTNSTIAEVVLVRQTLAWLTGIILIIATLLGIHFLLNMPLTRDTLLYSNVKLD, encoded by the exons ATGGAACTTCGTATTTGCAGCGTCGTATCTCTGTTCATCGTCTCTTGTTTGCTCTTTAAATTAGCACGG GGCGGAAGTTCTGGTTCGGTTCTtttcatcgatagccaaaatcGTCAATATCTTCGCACGCCATCGACTAATGATGTTGCCGAG TCTCAATCACTGTTTCTTCAAGAAGTTGGTGCTGCTGTGTTAGTCTTGCTTGGTTTTGCACCACCCCCTACGATTTCAGCTTCTGGTTCATCTAAG TTGAATGACGTTCTCATGCCTAATCCATTTGATAGGCCTCGTGCTGTATTTTTGCTGGAAGTTGCTGGGATTGGTG ATATCAGACGTGTTGGCCTGACTAATATTCCTTTAAGCAATGCTTTAAGTGGCAAGATCATTCCGAGTTCCGATAAAGCTAACATTCAACTTCCAG atgaagatgatgtctcTGTGGTTTCTTTGGATGACAGACCTGTAGATTTCACAGACAATGAAATAATTGATTTT GCATCTTGGTTGGGTGGATCTTACTCTAATGATGTCTCAGAACCCTTAAATGGACATCTCACAATTCCTATGGCAAATGGTGCTAGTGTGAATCTTTATATGTCAAAG AAACCTGACAGGGAATTTACAGAATCTTTACTGGCATTGTTCCACAATGCCAGAACGGCAATAGAGATGCATGAAGATTTGTCCCAAAGCATGCAGAAGCCTGCTGAGCTGCTGATGGGTACTTTTAATGGGATCAAG GCATTGCAAGAGAATGATGATTCTGAAGGTGTTGCACAGCGGGCACTGGAGCTATTATTTGT AGTGTCCAAAGTTTTTGATTCGCTGCAATCAGCTTACAAAG GCGAAATTGTGGGAGTTGTATTGCTTAGTGGGACACCGCCTTTAGAATCAGAAACAATGCTGAATGTGATGTTTACTTCCCGGCCATCGGCACGCTGGTTGGTGGAAAGTAAGGAGTCTACTAATTCTACCATTGCAGAAGTGGTGTTGGTCAGACAGACCCTCGCTTGGTTGACAGGAATTATTCTTATCATTGCAACTCTTTTAGGG ATTCACTTCCTCCTCAATATGCCACTCACAAGGGACACACTCCTGTATTCTAATGTCAAGCTAGATTAA